A single region of the Hoeflea prorocentri genome encodes:
- a CDS encoding AcvB/VirJ family lysyl-phosphatidylglycerol hydrolase, which produces MRFLAAILVVLALAVPAVAQTAIDDLPVHVTQPSSGRAKATVVLWSGDGGWSATMQGMADALAQRDYGVVGVSSLRYFWYEQAPQTMAVDTERLLQHFATQWQTEDLIIAGYSFGADTVPFAWPLMSADTRNRIVLIALLSPFLKTEFEISLLGMFGIICGSHGVAAAIDELPSEKVLCLTGNKETDMACGVAAGVAVTGVPGGHTYDRNWTLIADIIDAEVRQRRPD; this is translated from the coding sequence GTGAGGTTCCTGGCAGCCATCCTTGTCGTGCTCGCCTTGGCTGTTCCGGCGGTGGCGCAGACCGCCATTGACGATTTGCCGGTACATGTCACGCAGCCGTCTTCGGGCAGGGCCAAGGCCACGGTGGTCCTGTGGTCGGGCGATGGCGGCTGGAGTGCCACCATGCAGGGCATGGCAGACGCCCTGGCGCAGCGTGACTACGGAGTCGTCGGCGTCAGTTCGCTGCGGTATTTCTGGTATGAGCAGGCGCCGCAAACCATGGCTGTCGATACCGAGCGGTTACTGCAACATTTTGCAACTCAATGGCAGACTGAAGACCTTATCATCGCCGGCTATTCTTTCGGAGCCGATACCGTGCCCTTTGCCTGGCCGCTGATGAGTGCCGATACGCGCAATCGAATCGTACTCATCGCGCTGTTGAGCCCCTTCCTGAAAACAGAGTTTGAAATCTCGTTGCTCGGCATGTTCGGCATCATATGCGGCAGCCATGGCGTCGCCGCCGCGATTGATGAATTGCCGTCTGAAAAGGTTCTGTGCCTGACCGGAAACAAGGAGACGGATATGGCCTGTGGCGTTGCCGCCGGCGTTGCAGTGACGGGGGTTCCCGGCGGCCACACTTATGACCGGAACTGGACGTTGATTGCCGATATCATCGACGCGGAAGTCAGGCAGCGCCGGCCTGACTAA
- a CDS encoding cupin domain-containing protein translates to MSKSKTYVVSTSQIPSEAAFHFSHPLNPNSDMRLVPLSDQTGMQRMGVTLGRIPPGKEGFLPHSQVSQEEFIFILEGEGHLTIDGDVTVVVPGDFAGFPTDGAVHHLENKGNSDLVYLMGGERTAAEVARFPTLGKTGFWADGAMHFVDDADVTAYRPEDFALRKSDG, encoded by the coding sequence ATGTCCAAATCGAAAACATATGTCGTCAGCACGTCTCAGATCCCTTCAGAGGCCGCATTTCATTTCAGCCACCCCCTCAACCCGAATTCGGATATGCGGCTGGTGCCGCTTTCCGATCAGACGGGGATGCAGAGAATGGGTGTCACTCTTGGCCGCATCCCTCCCGGCAAAGAGGGGTTCTTGCCGCATAGCCAGGTCAGTCAGGAGGAGTTTATCTTCATTCTCGAAGGTGAAGGACACCTGACGATCGACGGCGATGTCACTGTTGTGGTGCCCGGAGACTTTGCCGGTTTCCCAACCGACGGTGCTGTTCATCATCTTGAAAACAAAGGAAACTCGGATCTCGTTTATCTGATGGGCGGGGAAAGGACGGCTGCCGAAGTCGCCCGCTTCCCGACCCTCGGCAAAACCGGCTTCTGGGCGGACGGTGCGATGCATTTTGTCGACGATGCGGATGTTACGGCTTATAGGCCGGAAGACTTTGCGCTCAGAAAGAGCGACGGGTGA